A genome region from Triticum aestivum cultivar Chinese Spring chromosome 2B, IWGSC CS RefSeq v2.1, whole genome shotgun sequence includes the following:
- the LOC123045181 gene encoding CASP-like protein 2A1 — protein MSKMADEKVISAPATGGGEDGLIAGDLSATEARVRPLETLLRAAPLGLCVAAMAVMLRDTQTNEYGTVSYSDLGGFKYLVYANGLCAAYSLVSAFYTAVPRPATLSRSWIVFLLDQVFTYLILAAGAASAELLYLAYNGDKEVTWSEACGVFGGFCRQARTSVAITFGSVVCYILLSLISSYRLFSAYDAPMPSLGNKGVEIAAFPR, from the exons ATGTCGAAGATGGCGGACGAGAAGGTGATTTCGGCGCCGGCGACCGGCGGAGGAGAGGACGGGCTGATCGCAGGGGACCTGTCAGCCACGGAGGCGCGTGTCCGTCCGTTGGAGACGCTGCTGCGCGCCGCGCCTCTGGGGCTCTGCGTCGCCGCCATGGCCGTCATGCTCCGCGACACGCAGACCAACGAGTACGGCACCGTCTCCTACTCCGACCTCGGCGGATTCAA GTACCTGGTTTATGCCAACGGGCTGTGCGCGGCCTACTCCCTGGTCTCCGCGTTCTACACTGCCGTGCCGCGGCCGGCGACCCTGTCCCGCTCCTGGATCGTCTTCCTCCTAGATCAG GTGTTCACGTACCTGATCCTGGCGGCCGGCGCGGCGTCGGCAGAGCTACTCTACCTGGCGTACAACGGCGACAAGGAGGTGACGTGGAGCGAGGCGTGCGGCGTGTTCGGCGGCTTCTGCAGGCAGGCCCGGACGTCGGTGGCCATCACCTTCGGCTCCGTCGTCTGCTACATCCTCCTCTCCCTCATCTCGTCCTACCGCCTCTTCAGCGCCTACGACGCACCCATGCCCTCGCTCGGCAACAAGGGCGTCGAGATCGCTGCCTTCCCGCGCTGA